Proteins found in one Penaeus vannamei isolate JL-2024 chromosome 43, ASM4276789v1, whole genome shotgun sequence genomic segment:
- the LOC113829452 gene encoding uncharacterized protein isoform X2 encodes MAATFLLLTLLTATTGVFGSPVKPVPKELFEIIVDWAPLVWLHPEEVFFPSSVDFHFGNVEVRTENETVVQTSPDRWSVVTGPDTRSMHLNSVPDLDCADCLLDWFAGQNVSEVTVPTYVFIKDYHDACGTVDVVYRSFYPYNFGKDVCVGVPIGDVCEGYMQSFGNHVGDWEHFSIRIRDRKVVECYVSVHSFGAWYTWNETANNFQFTHGEDSRIDVVDVTYPATVEVVEGLHAEVFSANGSHGLWSAAGTHEYVHFPIHLKDQADRGYAWRSWDSLEIVEYDSDVVYEGELHYLGYRGRWGNQKRGCEVEPVSGECILVGGPGYWPQGPGDFPEDGCGA; translated from the exons ATGGCAGCGACCTTCCTTCTGTTGACACTGTTAACGGCAACAACAGGGGTTTTTGGATCCCCTGTTAAACCTGTTCCAAAAGAGC TATTTGAAATCATCGTCGACTGGGCGCCCTTGGTCTGGCTTCATCCGGAGGAGGTCTTCTTCCCCTCCAGCGTGGACTTCCACTTCGGGAACGTTGAG GTCCGCACAGAGAACGAGACCGTGGTCCAGACCTCGCCGGACCGATGGAGTGTGGTGACCGGACCGGACACGAGGTCCATGCACCTGAATTCGGTCCCTGATCTTG ACTGTGCGGACTGTCTCCTGGACTGGTTTGCGGGCCAGAATGTGAGTGAAGTGACTGTCCCCACTTACGTCTTCATCAAGGACTACCACGACGCGTGCGGTACCGTCGACGTCGTGTACCGCAGTTTCTACCCGTACAACTTCGgcaaagatgtgtgtgtgg GTGTTCCCATTGGCGACGTGTGTGAGGGTTACATGCAGTCCTTTGGCAACCACGTGGGCGACTGGGAACACTTCTCCATAAGGATAAGG GACAGAAAAGTGGTGGAATGCTACGTCTCAGTGCACTCCTTCGGCGCCTGGTATACCTGGAACGAGACGGCGAACAATTTCCAGTTTACACACG GTGAGGACAGCCGCATCGATGTGGTGGACGTGACTTACCCAGCGACCGTTGAGGTGGTGGAGGGGCTTCACGCAGAGGTGTTCAGTGCCAATGGCTCCCACGGGCTCTGGTCTGCAGCAG GGACCCATGAGTACGTGCACTTCCCCATCCACCTCAAGGACCAGGCTGACCGTGGCTATGCCTGGAGGTCGTGGGACAGCCTTGAGATCGTCGAGTATGACTCGGATGTTGT GTACGAAGGCGAGCTGCACTACCTAGGCTACCGCGGCCGTTGGGGCAACCAGAAGCGGGGCTGCGAGGTGGAACCTGTATCTGGCGAGTGCATCCTGGTTGGAGGTCCTGGCTATTGGCCTCAGGGACCCGGGGACTTCCCTGAGGATGGCTGCGGCGCCTGA
- the LOC113829452 gene encoding uncharacterized protein isoform X1, with protein sequence MAATFLLLTLLTATTGVFGSPVKPVPKELFEIIVDWAPLVWLHPEEVFFPSSVDFHFGNVEVRTENETVVQTSPDRWSVVTGPDTRSMHLNSVPDLDCADCLLDWFAGQNVSEVTVPTYVFIKDYHDACGTVDVVYRSFYPYNFGKDVCVGVPIGDVCEGYMQSFGNHVGDWEHFSIRIRDRKVVECYVSVHSFGAWYTWNETANNFQFTHGEDSRIDVVDVTYPATVEVVEGLHAEVFSANGSHGLWSAAGTHEYVHFPIHLKDQADRGYAWRSWDSLEIVEYDSDVVSIMSVVYEGELHYLGYRGRWGNQKRGCEVEPVSGECILVGGPGYWPQGPGDFPEDGCGA encoded by the exons ATGGCAGCGACCTTCCTTCTGTTGACACTGTTAACGGCAACAACAGGGGTTTTTGGATCCCCTGTTAAACCTGTTCCAAAAGAGC TATTTGAAATCATCGTCGACTGGGCGCCCTTGGTCTGGCTTCATCCGGAGGAGGTCTTCTTCCCCTCCAGCGTGGACTTCCACTTCGGGAACGTTGAG GTCCGCACAGAGAACGAGACCGTGGTCCAGACCTCGCCGGACCGATGGAGTGTGGTGACCGGACCGGACACGAGGTCCATGCACCTGAATTCGGTCCCTGATCTTG ACTGTGCGGACTGTCTCCTGGACTGGTTTGCGGGCCAGAATGTGAGTGAAGTGACTGTCCCCACTTACGTCTTCATCAAGGACTACCACGACGCGTGCGGTACCGTCGACGTCGTGTACCGCAGTTTCTACCCGTACAACTTCGgcaaagatgtgtgtgtgg GTGTTCCCATTGGCGACGTGTGTGAGGGTTACATGCAGTCCTTTGGCAACCACGTGGGCGACTGGGAACACTTCTCCATAAGGATAAGG GACAGAAAAGTGGTGGAATGCTACGTCTCAGTGCACTCCTTCGGCGCCTGGTATACCTGGAACGAGACGGCGAACAATTTCCAGTTTACACACG GTGAGGACAGCCGCATCGATGTGGTGGACGTGACTTACCCAGCGACCGTTGAGGTGGTGGAGGGGCTTCACGCAGAGGTGTTCAGTGCCAATGGCTCCCACGGGCTCTGGTCTGCAGCAG GGACCCATGAGTACGTGCACTTCCCCATCCACCTCAAGGACCAGGCTGACCGTGGCTATGCCTGGAGGTCGTGGGACAGCCTTGAGATCGTCGAGTATGACTCGGATGTTGT GTCAATAATGTCTGTTGT GTACGAAGGCGAGCTGCACTACCTAGGCTACCGCGGCCGTTGGGGCAACCAGAAGCGGGGCTGCGAGGTGGAACCTGTATCTGGCGAGTGCATCCTGGTTGGAGGTCCTGGCTATTGGCCTCAGGGACCCGGGGACTTCCCTGAGGATGGCTGCGGCGCCTGA